In one window of Fibrobacter sp. UWH6 DNA:
- a CDS encoding glycosyltransferase family 1 protein — MKEMPKIAIDARMVSRSGIGTCIQHWLKDVGYKIALGDPKELAEYPEVPKHIPFISGIYGYKEQLKFPYCKLRREKPDVLHIPHCNVPLFYRGKMMVTIHDLTHLVYPEFLPSKIVHLYFKFIFWFVCKRANRIIVDSESTKNDLVRFYNADTSKITKVLLAAGKEFIRKPKEDVEYLYEKFNIPRDKKILLYVGNLLPHKNLNGLLDGFAQMKGKEDCRLVLVGKAFAGRTNATKESDLGIADLTIHAGMVSQDDLVNLYNLADLFVLPSLYEGFGLPVLEAFACGTPVACSNTSSLPEVGGDVATYFDPKDPSSVAQALEKSIDSKGMFDDKIDAWVSQFTWEKSARELAEIAAEVAGK; from the coding sequence ATGAAAGAAATGCCTAAAATCGCAATTGACGCACGCATGGTCAGCCGTTCCGGCATTGGCACCTGCATTCAGCATTGGCTGAAGGACGTCGGCTACAAAATCGCTCTGGGCGACCCCAAGGAACTTGCAGAATATCCTGAAGTTCCAAAGCACATCCCTTTCATCAGCGGCATTTACGGGTACAAGGAACAGTTGAAGTTCCCCTATTGCAAACTTCGCCGTGAAAAGCCAGACGTCCTGCACATTCCCCATTGCAATGTGCCCCTGTTCTACCGCGGCAAAATGATGGTCACCATTCACGATTTGACCCACCTGGTCTATCCAGAATTCCTGCCCTCAAAAATTGTCCACCTCTACTTTAAATTTATTTTCTGGTTTGTCTGCAAGCGCGCCAACCGTATCATTGTCGATTCCGAAAGCACAAAGAACGACCTGGTCCGTTTCTACAACGCAGACACAAGCAAGATTACTAAGGTTCTTCTGGCAGCCGGTAAGGAATTCATCCGCAAGCCCAAGGAAGACGTGGAATACCTTTACGAAAAGTTCAACATTCCCCGCGACAAGAAGATTCTCCTGTATGTAGGCAACCTTCTTCCTCACAAGAATTTGAACGGACTCCTTGACGGTTTCGCCCAGATGAAGGGCAAGGAAGATTGCCGTCTCGTTCTCGTAGGCAAGGCCTTTGCCGGGCGCACCAACGCCACCAAGGAATCTGACTTGGGAATCGCTGACCTGACAATTCACGCAGGCATGGTAAGCCAGGACGACCTGGTAAATCTGTACAACCTGGCAGACCTTTTTGTGCTCCCCTCCCTGTATGAAGGTTTCGGCCTTCCCGTTCTGGAGGCATTCGCCTGCGGTACTCCGGTCGCCTGTTCCAACACATCTTCGCTGCCTGAAGTTGGCGGTGACGTGGCCACCTATTTTGACCCCAAGGATCCTTCCAGCGTAGCACAGGCTCTCGAAAAATCCATTGACTCCAAGGGAATGTTTGACGACAAGATTGATGCCTGGGTGAGCCAGTTTACCTGGGAAAAGAGCGCCAGGGAACTTGCAGAAATTGCCGCAGAAGTCGCAGGGAAATAA
- a CDS encoding GDP-mannose 4,6-dehydratase — MGRALIVGAAGFVGKYLTRELEEAGHTVFPTDMPEINLLDKASLEAAIRKSNPDYIVNLAAISSVGASWKNPTLTMDVNVKGTLYLLEAIQELAPHAKTLLIGSAEEYAQQESPLKESDSLQASNPYGISKIAQENFADLFRKKYGMQIICTRSFNHTGVGQVEAFAIPSFVGQAARIEKSGREGTIKVGNLSAYRDFSDVRDVVRTYRLLLENKNEFHTYNVGSGKAHKVEDLLQTIVSFATVKINVEQDPERMRPVDMPYQCADNSRIVNAGYWRGTPIQETLKWMFDNERNA; from the coding sequence ATGGGCAGGGCTCTCATTGTCGGAGCAGCAGGTTTCGTGGGCAAATACCTGACCCGCGAACTGGAAGAAGCCGGGCACACTGTTTTTCCAACGGACATGCCCGAAATCAACCTTCTTGACAAGGCCAGCCTAGAAGCTGCCATCCGCAAGAGCAATCCCGACTACATCGTAAACTTGGCCGCCATCAGTTCTGTTGGTGCCTCCTGGAAAAATCCGACCTTGACAATGGACGTCAATGTTAAAGGTACGCTGTACTTGTTGGAAGCAATCCAGGAACTGGCCCCCCACGCCAAGACCCTCCTGATCGGAAGCGCCGAGGAATACGCCCAACAGGAATCCCCCCTCAAGGAAAGCGATTCCCTGCAGGCATCAAACCCCTATGGAATTTCCAAGATTGCCCAGGAAAATTTTGCAGACCTTTTTCGCAAGAAATACGGAATGCAGATTATCTGTACCCGTTCCTTTAACCACACTGGCGTAGGACAGGTAGAAGCCTTCGCCATTCCTAGCTTCGTCGGACAGGCTGCCCGCATCGAAAAAAGCGGCCGGGAAGGAACCATCAAGGTGGGCAACCTAAGCGCCTACAGAGATTTTTCCGATGTCCGCGACGTGGTTCGAACCTACCGTCTGCTTCTTGAAAACAAGAACGAATTCCACACCTATAACGTGGGGTCCGGAAAGGCCCATAAGGTCGAGGACTTGCTACAGACCATCGTGAGTTTTGCAACGGTCAAGATCAACGTAGAACAGGATCCCGAAAGGATGCGCCCCGTCGACATGCCCTACCAATGTGCGGATAACAGCCGCATTGTAAACGCAGGCTACTGGCGCGGCACTCCCATCCAAGAAACTTTGAAGTGGATGTTTGACAATGAAAGAAATGCCTAA
- the gmd gene encoding GDP-mannose 4,6-dehydratase, with product MKRALITGITGQDGSYLAEFLLEKGYEVFGLVRRKSKLDFNNAEHLQGKVTFIFGDMTDSASLLRAMEIAKPDEIYNLAAQSFVTTSWETPLSTADINAIGVTKLLEAVRLCKPDTRVYQASTSEMFGKVQAIPQNEETPFYPRSPYGVSKLYGHWIIKNYRESYGMFACSGILFNHESERRGAEFVTRKITIAVAKIKAGLQDCVELGNMDASRDWGHSADYVRAMWLMLQQPTADDFVVSSGVTHTVREFVTMAFKAAGMELTWHGQGVDEFATRKDNGKVVVKVNPQFFRPAEVDLLIGDSSKARKVLGWKPEISYEDLVSRMVASDIKLLAEGKI from the coding sequence ATGAAAAGAGCATTGATTACAGGTATTACTGGCCAGGATGGCTCCTATTTGGCGGAGTTTCTTTTGGAGAAAGGCTACGAAGTCTTCGGTTTAGTCCGTCGCAAGAGCAAACTGGACTTTAACAACGCCGAGCACCTCCAGGGTAAGGTAACGTTTATCTTCGGTGATATGACCGATTCCGCCTCCCTGCTGAGAGCCATGGAAATCGCCAAGCCCGACGAAATCTACAATCTGGCAGCACAGTCCTTCGTGACTACATCCTGGGAAACGCCCCTCTCTACCGCAGACATCAATGCCATCGGTGTTACAAAGCTTCTGGAAGCGGTACGTCTGTGCAAGCCCGACACCCGCGTGTACCAGGCAAGCACCAGCGAAATGTTCGGAAAGGTCCAGGCCATTCCGCAAAACGAAGAAACGCCGTTCTACCCCCGCAGCCCTTATGGCGTATCCAAGCTGTACGGACACTGGATTATCAAGAACTACCGCGAAAGCTACGGAATGTTCGCCTGCTCCGGCATTCTCTTCAACCACGAATCCGAACGCCGCGGAGCCGAATTCGTAACCCGTAAGATTACCATCGCCGTTGCCAAGATCAAGGCAGGCCTTCAGGATTGCGTCGAATTGGGCAATATGGACGCCAGCCGCGACTGGGGTCATTCCGCAGACTATGTACGCGCCATGTGGCTTATGCTCCAGCAGCCCACTGCAGACGACTTCGTCGTTTCTTCGGGCGTAACTCATACGGTTCGCGAATTTGTGACTATGGCCTTCAAGGCTGCCGGTATGGAATTGACCTGGCACGGACAGGGCGTCGACGAATTCGCCACCCGCAAAGACAACGGCAAGGTCGTGGTCAAGGTCAACCCTCAGTTCTTCCGCCCCGCAGAAGTAGACCTTCTCATCGGCGATTCCAGCAAGGCCCGCAAGGTTCTCGGTTGGAAACCCGAAATCAGCTACGAAGACCTGGTTTCCCGCATGGTCGCAAGCGACATCAAGCTTTTGGCCGAAGGTAAAATTTAA
- the dnaE gene encoding DNA polymerase III subunit alpha — protein MAFVHLQTHSEFSVLQASARLDDILAAAAKDNAPAIALTDHGAMFGILEFQTRGQGLNKKRKGDGQPPLKTLYGCHVYIDTPSATSKDNLTYERLTLLVENEKGYYNLLRIVSYRYEDGDRWAEIPSVPLETVEEFKEGIIAIAGDFFSKYGQSVAAGRNSVAREYMESLDKIFDHDHLYFGVCDNGVPQQKLVNDFTVQLANELGREVVAVGDVHYINKEDAQAHKILRCISTKTTLNDAGDKRFPTDGFYYQTEEEMVAKFGHIPGAIENTVKIAERCNYTVKTGIGDEFWPRFAIPKDFLEGEEYQNIKAIMKAEYDAEYPVVRERELKGVIKDKKKKVQEQYCAEKGIEPDALTDDDKAEIDRLSAPEFFNEDDNKAWDKAVHRWCKPGSDSDIYIIHLCNGFLKWRFPEENFKFPEHTTDVGARMYKELNCIRNMNVAGYLLIVWDFINWARNNGIPVGPGRGSAAGSLVTYIIGITDIDPLKFDLLFERFLNPERVSMPDIDTDFADRDRGRVIDYVTQKYGKECVGQIITYGMLKSKAVITDVARVLGIAPADAKAVTKLFPQRTLNFSLKQAWTGKDKKGNNLEDDYSPEPLQALIKSRAMYQTLWDTALMLEDLPRQTGVHACGVVITPTPIYNLAPLYRAAPEDTPVVMYDKHYAEDIGLLKMDFLGLINLSIIQDTVRMVKQNRQIEVDMSHIPLDDKATFDLLSKGMTTTVFQFESPGMQKYLRELKPNRIGDLIAMNALYRPGPIDQIPHFIARKLGNEEIDCYHPDLEEVLGETYGVIVYQEQVMKLAQILGGYTLGGADNIRRIMAKKMPEKMAKLEPEFFEKCVNKGYDKAMIQKVWNAVLPFCGYAFNKSHAAAYAYVAYQTAYLKTHYGPEYMAASMTSKMGKTEDIVTIILECKRLDIEVVSPNINASVGEFIANEKGQILFGLAGIRNVGSAVVEDIVAERERGGKYTDLFSFCKRVVEYQASQKEKRPPMNKRLIESLVMAGALDDFPGSRAALMASVDKAMDVAAKKQEDRDRGQISLFDMGGGEPAMDSSAEVLEEAEEWTAMEMLNKERDILGLFLSGHPLDEFRPELQGFSTCSLAEDELSHHVGDAAVAVGGVVIKLKSIETKKGDTIGVGTIQDFHGDLDVFFKKDMWEQFRDTVTIDDRVLMKGSLEPQRMSDGLQLVVQEVIQLDRVRFDMVKYIHMAILSNMVDEEFAEKLQDLMERNAPFVEEGERGCDLICHVESESGNVHVLALKKSKVVYSPELLGKLRKELGAIKVWVSSNARR, from the coding sequence ATGGCTTTTGTACATCTTCAGACCCATTCCGAATTTTCTGTTCTTCAGGCATCTGCCCGTCTTGATGATATTCTTGCTGCCGCAGCAAAAGATAACGCACCGGCTATCGCCCTTACCGACCATGGTGCCATGTTTGGTATTCTGGAATTCCAGACTCGTGGACAGGGGCTTAACAAAAAACGCAAGGGTGACGGCCAGCCTCCTCTGAAAACTCTGTACGGATGCCATGTCTATATTGATACCCCCAGCGCAACCAGCAAGGATAACCTGACATATGAACGCCTGACCCTTCTGGTTGAAAATGAAAAAGGGTATTATAACCTGCTCCGTATCGTCAGTTACCGTTACGAAGATGGTGACCGCTGGGCTGAAATTCCTTCTGTTCCCCTAGAGACGGTGGAAGAGTTCAAGGAAGGTATCATTGCCATCGCAGGTGACTTTTTCAGTAAGTACGGTCAAAGTGTTGCCGCAGGTCGTAATTCCGTTGCCCGCGAATACATGGAAAGTCTCGATAAGATTTTCGATCACGACCATCTGTATTTCGGGGTGTGCGATAACGGTGTTCCTCAACAAAAATTGGTAAACGATTTTACGGTTCAGCTGGCAAATGAATTAGGCCGTGAGGTTGTGGCCGTAGGTGATGTCCACTACATCAACAAGGAAGATGCCCAGGCTCATAAAATCCTTCGTTGCATTTCTACAAAGACGACTTTGAATGATGCCGGTGACAAGAGATTCCCTACCGATGGATTCTACTATCAGACCGAAGAAGAAATGGTGGCCAAGTTTGGCCATATTCCCGGTGCCATCGAAAATACCGTAAAGATTGCAGAACGTTGTAACTATACCGTCAAGACCGGTATCGGTGATGAATTCTGGCCTCGATTTGCCATTCCCAAGGACTTCCTGGAAGGTGAAGAATATCAGAACATCAAGGCCATCATGAAAGCCGAATACGATGCGGAATATCCCGTAGTTCGTGAACGCGAATTGAAGGGCGTCATCAAGGACAAGAAGAAAAAAGTCCAGGAACAGTATTGTGCCGAAAAGGGAATCGAACCTGACGCTCTAACTGATGATGACAAGGCTGAAATTGATCGTCTGTCGGCTCCCGAATTCTTTAACGAAGATGATAACAAGGCTTGGGACAAGGCTGTTCATCGCTGGTGTAAGCCGGGCTCTGACTCTGACATTTATATCATCCATCTTTGTAATGGCTTCTTGAAGTGGCGCTTCCCCGAAGAAAATTTCAAGTTCCCCGAACATACGACGGACGTGGGCGCCCGTATGTACAAGGAGCTGAACTGTATCCGAAACATGAACGTGGCTGGCTACCTGCTCATTGTGTGGGACTTCATTAACTGGGCCCGTAACAACGGTATTCCCGTGGGCCCGGGTCGTGGTTCTGCTGCAGGTTCTCTTGTTACCTACATCATCGGTATTACGGACATTGACCCTCTAAAGTTTGACTTGCTCTTTGAACGATTCCTGAATCCGGAACGTGTGTCCATGCCCGATATCGATACGGACTTTGCCGACCGTGACCGTGGCCGCGTGATTGATTACGTGACCCAGAAGTACGGCAAGGAATGCGTGGGCCAGATTATTACTTACGGTATGCTGAAGTCCAAGGCGGTAATTACGGACGTGGCCCGTGTTCTTGGAATTGCTCCTGCCGATGCCAAGGCGGTTACGAAACTGTTCCCCCAGCGTACTTTGAACTTCAGTTTGAAGCAAGCCTGGACCGGTAAGGACAAGAAGGGTAACAACCTGGAAGATGATTATAGCCCGGAACCGCTGCAGGCTCTGATCAAGTCCCGCGCCATGTATCAGACCCTTTGGGATACGGCTCTGATGTTGGAAGATTTGCCCCGTCAGACAGGCGTTCACGCTTGCGGCGTTGTGATTACGCCGACCCCCATTTATAACTTGGCTCCCCTTTATCGCGCCGCCCCCGAAGATACTCCGGTGGTGATGTACGATAAGCATTACGCAGAAGACATCGGCCTTCTGAAAATGGACTTCCTTGGTCTGATCAACTTGTCCATCATTCAGGATACGGTCCGAATGGTCAAGCAGAATCGCCAGATTGAAGTGGACATGAGCCATATCCCTCTGGATGACAAGGCGACCTTCGACCTTTTGAGTAAGGGTATGACCACTACGGTGTTCCAGTTCGAATCTCCGGGTATGCAGAAATACCTCCGTGAACTGAAGCCCAACCGTATCGGTGACTTGATCGCTATGAACGCCCTGTATCGTCCGGGCCCTATCGATCAGATTCCCCACTTTATTGCCCGTAAGCTGGGTAACGAAGAAATCGACTGTTACCATCCGGACTTGGAAGAAGTTCTGGGTGAAACTTACGGCGTTATCGTGTATCAGGAACAGGTGATGAAGCTTGCCCAGATTCTGGGTGGCTACACGCTGGGTGGCGCTGACAATATCCGCCGTATCATGGCCAAGAAGATGCCCGAGAAGATGGCTAAACTTGAACCGGAATTCTTCGAAAAGTGCGTTAACAAGGGCTACGACAAGGCCATGATTCAGAAGGTCTGGAACGCCGTGCTTCCCTTCTGCGGATACGCCTTTAACAAGAGCCATGCTGCTGCCTACGCTTACGTTGCCTATCAGACCGCTTACCTGAAGACCCATTACGGCCCCGAATACATGGCCGCATCCATGACTTCCAAGATGGGTAAGACCGAAGATATCGTGACCATCATTTTGGAATGTAAACGCCTGGATATTGAAGTGGTTTCGCCTAATATCAACGCTTCTGTGGGTGAATTTATCGCTAATGAAAAAGGTCAAATTTTATTTGGCCTTGCAGGTATCCGCAATGTGGGTTCCGCTGTTGTGGAAGACATCGTTGCAGAACGTGAACGTGGCGGCAAGTATACCGATCTGTTCAGTTTCTGCAAACGCGTTGTAGAATATCAGGCTTCCCAGAAAGAAAAACGCCCGCCCATGAACAAACGCCTGATTGAAAGCCTTGTGATGGCTGGTGCGTTGGACGATTTCCCTGGAAGCCGCGCCGCCTTGATGGCCTCTGTAGACAAAGCTATGGACGTGGCTGCGAAAAAGCAGGAAGACCGTGACCGCGGTCAGATTTCCCTGTTCGATATGGGCGGTGGCGAACCGGCTATGGATAGTTCCGCCGAAGTTCTTGAAGAAGCGGAAGAATGGACCGCCATGGAAATGCTCAACAAGGAACGGGATATTCTGGGCTTGTTCCTGTCGGGCCACCCGCTGGATGAATTCCGTCCGGAACTTCAGGGCTTTAGCACCTGTTCCCTGGCTGAAGATGAGCTGAGCCATCATGTGGGTGATGCCGCCGTGGCCGTTGGCGGTGTGGTCATCAAGTTGAAGTCCATCGAAACGAAGAAGGGCGATACCATTGGTGTTGGCACCATTCAGGATTTCCACGGAGACCTGGATGTCTTCTTCAAGAAGGATATGTGGGAACAGTTCCGCGATACCGTGACCATCGATGACCGCGTTCTGATGAAAGGCTCCCTGGAACCGCAACGAATGTCTGATGGCCTCCAGCTTGTTGTGCAGGAAGTCATTCAGTTGGATCGTGTCCGCTTCGATATGGTGAAATACATCCATATGGCCATTCTCTCGAACATGGTGGATGAAGAATTTGCCGAGAAACTGCAGGACTTGATGGAACGTAACGCCCCCTTCGTAGAAGAAGGAGAACGGGGTTGTGACCTGATTTGTCATGTGGAATCTGAATCTGGCAACGTGCATGTGCTTGCTCTTAAAAAGAGCAAGGTGGTTTATTCTCCGGAACTTCTTGGAAAACTTCGTAAAGAACTCGGCGCTATCAAGGTGTGGGTTTCTAGCAATGCAAGAAGGTAA
- a CDS encoding lipid-A-disaccharide synthase — MQEGKPYILFCAGEDSGDCIGESLVSAFFKKGAHQFDALGSGGPRMQGAGLRALVEYEDLPVSGFGDVLPKYLKLRRDYKTLETVLANPACKGLVAIDYPGFNMKLVQLAGRLGKPSLYVAPPQVWAWKAKRAKQLAVVPQTRLAVFFEFEKAPYEMEGCSVSRLRHPFAESTHEEVTNSSEQKNLHEKILLMPGSRKGQTLRNIPVFLKIASKFQDQNFAFVAARKSLVALIQDCLNRYFHGKVPSWIQVVEAPSLPQERCAFYRNSQGAISAPGTATLELALSGVPLVVCTKPDALTYALGKRLVRTSYFSLPNIVLSQASTAEFIKYRWNDSSYEQAAEALKSAMSLREKKSAKLESELRNNLSEGLSSEQLMSEFLAQFF, encoded by the coding sequence ATGCAAGAAGGTAAACCGTACATCCTCTTTTGTGCGGGTGAAGATTCTGGAGACTGCATTGGTGAAAGCCTAGTCTCTGCCTTTTTCAAAAAAGGGGCGCATCAGTTTGATGCCTTGGGCTCAGGTGGCCCCCGCATGCAAGGGGCGGGTCTGCGCGCTCTTGTGGAATATGAGGATTTGCCGGTATCCGGTTTTGGCGATGTGCTTCCTAAGTATCTGAAACTTCGTCGAGACTATAAGACTCTGGAAACGGTGTTGGCTAATCCTGCCTGCAAGGGGCTGGTGGCCATTGACTATCCCGGGTTCAACATGAAGCTAGTCCAGCTGGCGGGGCGTCTCGGAAAACCAAGCCTTTATGTGGCGCCGCCCCAGGTGTGGGCCTGGAAGGCGAAACGTGCCAAGCAGTTGGCGGTTGTTCCTCAGACACGACTGGCTGTGTTTTTTGAATTTGAGAAAGCCCCTTATGAGATGGAAGGATGCTCCGTTTCTCGTTTGCGACACCCTTTTGCAGAATCCACCCATGAAGAAGTGACGAACTCTTCCGAACAAAAAAATCTTCACGAAAAAATCCTGCTGATGCCGGGTAGCCGTAAGGGGCAGACTCTGCGCAATATTCCTGTTTTCCTGAAGATTGCATCGAAGTTCCAGGATCAAAATTTTGCTTTCGTCGCGGCCCGAAAAAGTTTGGTGGCCCTTATTCAAGACTGCCTAAACCGTTATTTCCACGGAAAGGTTCCCTCCTGGATTCAGGTGGTCGAGGCTCCCTCTCTGCCCCAGGAACGGTGTGCTTTCTATAGAAATTCCCAGGGGGCGATTTCTGCTCCGGGAACGGCTACCTTGGAACTTGCCTTGTCCGGGGTTCCCCTGGTCGTCTGTACCAAGCCGGATGCATTGACCTATGCCCTAGGGAAACGTCTTGTCAGGACGTCCTATTTTTCTCTCCCTAATATTGTTTTATCGCAAGCGAGTACTGCTGAATTTATAAAGTACCGTTGGAATGATTCGTCTTACGAACAGGCCGCCGAAGCCTTAAAGTCGGCCATGTCATTACGCGAAAAAAAATCCGCAAAACTGGAATCAGAATTGCGGAATAATTTGTCTGAAGGACTGTCGTCAGAACAGTTAATGTCTGAATTTCTTGCTCAGTTCTTCTAA